Proteins encoded together in one Rhodospirillaceae bacterium window:
- a CDS encoding AAA family ATPase, with amino-acid sequence MLIETKLRPPVLKSGLVPRQRLTRLLDGALSARLAVLSAPPGFGKSTLLGQWIAALKERDAAIGWLALDQDDDEIGRFLTYLVAAIQRADAKIAQQVPALLQSSPVLPVDSVLTSIVNDLAQRSQPLFLVLDDCQFLTSPEICRFLDALLTYAPACLHLVVATRGPLPFGLAHMRVRGQLINLDDMQLRFRLRKPRACSMRRNCRTSHWPMW; translated from the coding sequence ATGCTGATCGAAACCAAGCTCCGCCCCCCGGTCCTGAAGTCCGGGCTGGTGCCGCGCCAGCGGTTGACCCGCCTGCTGGACGGTGCCCTGTCGGCGCGCCTCGCGGTGCTTTCGGCACCGCCCGGTTTCGGCAAGAGCACACTGCTCGGCCAATGGATCGCGGCGCTCAAGGAGCGGGACGCTGCCATCGGCTGGCTCGCCCTCGACCAGGATGATGACGAGATCGGCCGCTTCCTCACCTATCTGGTGGCCGCCATCCAGCGGGCGGATGCCAAGATTGCCCAGCAGGTCCCGGCCCTGTTGCAATCAAGCCCTGTCCTGCCGGTTGATTCAGTCCTCACATCGATCGTCAATGATCTCGCGCAGCGCAGCCAGCCTCTGTTCCTGGTGCTGGATGATTGCCAGTTCCTGACCTCGCCTGAAATCTGCCGCTTTCTCGATGCGCTGCTCACCTATGCGCCGGCCTGCCTGCATCTGGTGGTGGCGACCCGCGGGCCGCTGCCCTTTGGCCTCGCCCATATGCGGGTGCGCGGCCAGCTCATCAATCTTGACGACATGCAGCTGCGCTTTCGCTTGAGGAAACCGAGAGCCTGTTCGATGCGGCGCAATTGCAGGACCTCCCATTGGCCGATGTGGTGA